In the Clostridia bacterium genome, one interval contains:
- a CDS encoding mannose-1-phosphate guanylyltransferase yields the protein MAKVQKPKFYPVILAGGRGTRFWPLSRKKLAKQLLPLNSEQTMIQETVARLLPAGDADQFWIITNSDLRGNIVRQLKNLPKKQIIAEPMGRNTAPAIGLAAFILLHHDPDAIVGLFPSDHVIKDEKRFRKALTAAVDIAAAGENIVVMGIRPTRPETGYGYIETGAAAAKGTLRVRRFTEKPDAKRAARFVAKGNYFWNSGMFIWSASTLAAAICEHLPKTAPYLEEIGAAYGSRKFESTFAKLYPKCENISVDYGLLEPRSSKGERDSNIYCIPADFGWNDLGSWAALYEHHAGERDSKADTNVIMGGRQFTIDAHGNYIHAPGRFVAAVGVENLVVVQTDDALLITTRERAQDVGKVVKHLDLKNFDDLV from the coding sequence GTGGCGAAAGTTCAAAAACCGAAGTTCTACCCTGTCATCCTGGCCGGAGGTCGCGGAACGCGATTCTGGCCACTCAGCCGCAAGAAGTTAGCGAAGCAACTGCTGCCGCTCAATAGCGAGCAGACGATGATCCAGGAGACCGTTGCGCGCCTGTTGCCCGCTGGCGATGCAGACCAGTTCTGGATAATTACCAATAGCGATCTGCGCGGCAACATTGTTCGCCAACTTAAGAACTTGCCAAAGAAGCAGATCATCGCGGAGCCGATGGGACGCAACACGGCGCCGGCGATTGGACTGGCGGCATTCATTCTGCTGCATCATGATCCGGATGCGATCGTGGGTCTGTTTCCCTCCGACCACGTGATCAAAGACGAGAAGCGTTTCCGGAAAGCACTAACGGCGGCGGTCGATATCGCTGCGGCTGGTGAGAACATTGTGGTGATGGGAATCCGTCCGACGCGTCCGGAGACCGGCTACGGCTATATCGAAACTGGCGCGGCGGCCGCGAAAGGCACACTCCGGGTGCGTCGTTTCACCGAGAAGCCCGACGCGAAGCGCGCGGCGCGATTCGTCGCAAAGGGAAATTACTTCTGGAACAGCGGGATGTTCATATGGAGCGCCAGCACGCTGGCGGCCGCCATATGCGAACACCTGCCGAAAACGGCACCGTACCTGGAAGAGATCGGGGCGGCGTATGGATCGCGCAAGTTCGAGAGCACGTTCGCGAAGCTCTATCCCAAGTGTGAGAACATCAGCGTGGACTATGGACTACTGGAGCCGCGCTCTTCCAAGGGCGAGCGGGACTCGAACATCTACTGCATTCCGGCGGATTTCGGGTGGAACGACCTTGGCTCCTGGGCGGCACTGTACGAGCATCACGCGGGCGAGCGCGATTCGAAGGCCGACACCAACGTCATCATGGGCGGACGGCAATTCACGATTGACGCGCATGGGAACTACATTCACGCACCCGGCAGATTCGTTGCTGCCGTCGGTGTGGAGAACCTGGTAGTCGTGCAGACGGATGATGCGCTACTCATTACTACGCGCGAACGGGCGCAGGATGTCGGGAAGGTCGTGAAGCATCTCGACCTGAAGAATTTCGACGATCTCGTTTAA
- a CDS encoding type I phosphomannose isomerase catalytic subunit, which yields MQELYPLLLIPHFDERVWGTRDLAPVYSRVVGKEPIGEVWLTGDQCRVANGPLSGQTLSDLCRTYRTELVGDVAPQPDRFPLLIKFLFPKQKLSVQVHPDDQTAQRIGQPWGKTECWYVMRSVAGAKVALGLKPGTTREAFREAIEQKRAEELLNWVDVKVGDMIYVDAGTVHAIAPGSILIETQQSSDITYRLYDYGRPRELHISEGLAAMQETTGAGKVHAQEIDGHKMLVASPCFIVEQFSVAEQTTFTAEPGKSSAQVLVGLDGCGVVECESAQPVSFNRGEAVLIPASVRQFALRPQWNLEMLRMRVPVEEIAPPVTHMP from the coding sequence ATGCAGGAACTGTATCCACTGCTGTTGATACCGCATTTTGATGAGCGCGTCTGGGGCACGCGTGACCTGGCCCCTGTCTATTCGCGTGTTGTGGGCAAAGAGCCTATTGGGGAAGTATGGCTTACGGGCGACCAATGCCGGGTCGCGAACGGGCCTCTTTCCGGACAAACACTGAGCGATCTCTGCCGCACGTACCGGACTGAACTTGTGGGCGATGTCGCGCCGCAACCTGACCGCTTCCCGCTGCTGATCAAGTTCCTGTTCCCCAAACAAAAGTTGTCCGTGCAGGTGCATCCGGACGACCAGACGGCACAGCGGATTGGACAGCCCTGGGGAAAAACAGAGTGCTGGTACGTCATGCGCTCAGTCGCGGGCGCGAAAGTTGCGCTGGGGCTGAAGCCGGGCACTACACGCGAAGCGTTTCGTGAAGCCATTGAGCAGAAGCGCGCCGAAGAATTGCTGAACTGGGTGGACGTAAAAGTCGGCGACATGATCTATGTGGATGCCGGCACGGTACACGCGATTGCGCCGGGTTCGATCCTGATCGAGACGCAGCAGAGTTCAGACATCACGTACCGGCTCTACGATTACGGACGTCCGCGCGAGTTGCACATCAGCGAAGGGCTGGCAGCGATGCAGGAGACGACTGGAGCCGGCAAGGTCCATGCGCAGGAAATCGACGGCCACAAGATGCTGGTTGCATCGCCATGCTTTATCGTCGAGCAATTCTCGGTGGCCGAGCAGACCACATTCACGGCAGAGCCCGGCAAGAGTTCGGCGCAGGTGCTTGTTGGTCTGGATGGATGCGGTGTCGTGGAATGTGAGAGCGCGCAGCCTGTTAGCTTCAATCGCGGCGAGGCCGTGTTGATCCCGGCCAGCGTTCGTCAGTTCGCGCTGCGCCCGCAGTGGAATCTTGAGATGCTTCGCATGAGGGTTCCGGTGGAGGAGATTGCGCCACCTGTAACCCATATGCCCTGA
- the kdsB gene encoding 3-deoxy-manno-octulosonate cytidylyltransferase, protein MRAVAIIPARLASTRLPRKPLREIAGQPMIQRVYEATRAANSLSDVIIATDAGEIYELAQRNGWNVRMTSTSHRSGADRVHEVAQWVDADVYLNVQGDEPLTRPEHISALVELMARPGVDVGTLKTSCPAQDVTNPSAVKVVTDVTGRALYFSRATIPHDRDGNAGIRYFKHLGFYGYRKAALDTFCRLAESSLERSERLEQLRFLENGISIYVAETPFDTVGVDTEEDVQRVEGILLGGR, encoded by the coding sequence ATGCGTGCCGTTGCCATCATTCCTGCCCGACTAGCCTCGACTCGCCTGCCTCGCAAGCCTTTGCGCGAGATTGCAGGCCAGCCAATGATCCAGCGCGTTTACGAAGCCACCCGCGCCGCCAACTCCCTCTCAGACGTCATCATCGCTACCGATGCCGGGGAAATCTACGAACTCGCGCAGCGCAATGGCTGGAACGTCCGCATGACTTCCACCTCGCATCGCAGCGGAGCCGACCGCGTGCACGAAGTCGCGCAATGGGTTGACGCCGACGTGTACCTCAACGTGCAGGGCGATGAACCGCTGACGCGCCCGGAACACATCTCCGCGCTTGTTGAACTGATGGCGCGCCCCGGCGTAGATGTCGGCACGCTGAAGACGTCATGCCCGGCGCAGGACGTCACAAATCCCAGCGCGGTCAAGGTTGTCACCGACGTTACCGGACGCGCTCTCTACTTCTCACGTGCCACCATTCCACACGACCGCGATGGCAACGCTGGCATTCGCTACTTCAAGCATCTTGGGTTTTACGGGTACCGCAAGGCTGCGCTCGACACCTTCTGTCGTCTTGCCGAATCGTCGCTCGAACGCAGCGAACGCCTGGAGCAGTTGCGCTTTCTCGAAAACGGCATCAGCATCTACGTTGCTGAGACGCCTTTCGACACGGTCGGCGTAGACACGGAAGAGGATGTGCAGCGGGTGGAAGGAATCCTTCTCGGCGGTCGCTGA
- a CDS encoding pyridoxal phosphate-dependent aminotransferase: MPATPTTDVKAKAFSDRINRIEISATLAVVNEADRLRSEGADLVDFGAGEPHFSTPQHIKDAAVAAIQNNFTKYTAVAGTAELRDAIVARHAQDFGSAYKREEVIASTGGKNALFNAFQVLIDRDDEVIIPVPYWVSFKDIVRYAGGKCVFVETDESKGFAVTPEMIERAITPRTKVILLNSPNNPSGAVISPEDMTEIVRLAHRRGIYVMTDECYVYLNYTGRRFSAGSLTEAKDKLLVIGSLSKTYAMTGWRLGYALGPAAVIKQMQKLQSQSTSNPTSIVQKAAVAALSGSQKCVDDMMADYVTLRDKIVKGLREIRGIECHKPDGAFYVYPNVSAFFGRGNLTSAADVAGRLLREAHVVAVPGEAFGTDEHIRLSYATSAGEIDRGLERMKKFFGSIS, translated from the coding sequence ATGCCAGCTACTCCAACCACGGATGTGAAAGCTAAGGCGTTCTCCGACCGTATCAATCGTATAGAGATTTCTGCCACGTTAGCGGTGGTGAACGAAGCTGACAGGCTGCGCTCTGAAGGCGCGGACCTTGTGGACTTCGGCGCAGGCGAGCCACACTTTTCCACCCCGCAGCACATCAAGGACGCGGCGGTTGCGGCCATCCAGAATAACTTCACGAAATACACTGCCGTTGCGGGCACCGCAGAGTTGCGCGACGCCATCGTGGCGCGCCATGCGCAGGACTTCGGCTCGGCCTACAAACGCGAGGAAGTGATCGCCTCGACGGGCGGAAAGAACGCACTCTTCAACGCCTTCCAGGTCCTGATCGATCGTGACGACGAGGTCATCATTCCGGTCCCGTACTGGGTGTCGTTCAAGGACATTGTTCGTTACGCGGGCGGCAAGTGCGTCTTCGTCGAGACGGATGAGAGCAAAGGGTTCGCAGTAACGCCGGAGATGATCGAGCGCGCCATAACGCCGCGCACAAAAGTTATCTTGCTTAACTCTCCGAACAATCCTTCCGGCGCTGTGATCAGCCCAGAGGATATGACGGAGATCGTCCGCCTGGCGCATCGCCGGGGCATCTACGTGATGACCGACGAGTGCTACGTCTACCTGAACTACACGGGACGGCGCTTCTCCGCCGGGTCTCTGACGGAAGCGAAGGATAAGCTGCTGGTCATCGGTTCCTTATCGAAGACGTACGCCATGACCGGCTGGCGACTGGGTTATGCGCTGGGCCCGGCGGCGGTGATCAAGCAGATGCAGAAGTTGCAGAGCCAGTCCACGTCGAATCCAACGTCGATCGTACAGAAGGCAGCGGTCGCCGCACTGAGCGGCTCCCAGAAGTGCGTCGATGACATGATGGCCGACTATGTGACGCTGCGGGACAAGATCGTTAAGGGCCTGCGGGAGATCAGGGGCATCGAGTGCCACAAGCCTGACGGCGCGTTCTATGTCTATCCGAACGTAAGTGCCTTCTTCGGGCGCGGCAATCTCACGTCAGCGGCCGATGTTGCGGGACGCCTCTTGCGTGAGGCGCACGTGGTCGCCGTTCCGGGCGAGGCGTTCGGCACAGACGAGCACATTCGGCTCTCGTACGCCACTTCCGCCGGAGAAATCGACCGCGGCCTTGAGCGCATGAAGAAGTTCTTCGGAAGTATTAGCTGA
- a CDS encoding M48 family metallopeptidase produces the protein MAIAASPISDSPEARRYNRISRQLSVADAVLGLLLLLVLLLTGLSKALSHLALVITGQSYVLALFVYVVALLLLGKIASIGLDYYGFRLEHQYHLSNQKLGSWAWDQLKGFLIGVVFSTVLAQLLYSLIRLMPQVWWIVAWAAFLALFIFLAQLAPVTLFPLFYKFRPLNNDTLRERLTSLSERAGTRVRGVYEWELSAKSTKANAALTGLGATRRIILADTLLAHYSDDEIEAVLAHELGHHVHKHIFKSILVHAVVTFIGFWAVKSVLRYAVIEQEWFGSQYDFSNLPLIVLVTSVISLLLMPVLNGYSRLNEREADRYAWKSIASVEPFVSAMNKLAEQNLAERNPSRWVEVLFHSHPSISRRVSAAEAWARSRR, from the coding sequence ATGGCAATCGCAGCGTCCCCCATCAGCGATTCGCCGGAAGCCCGGCGTTATAACCGCATCTCGCGGCAACTCAGCGTGGCGGACGCCGTCCTCGGCCTGCTGCTCCTTCTCGTTCTGCTCTTGACTGGGCTCAGCAAAGCACTCAGCCATCTTGCGCTCGTCATCACCGGGCAGAGCTATGTGCTCGCACTTTTTGTGTACGTGGTCGCGCTGCTTCTTCTGGGAAAAATCGCCAGCATCGGTCTTGATTACTACGGTTTCCGGCTGGAGCATCAGTATCACCTCTCGAACCAGAAGCTGGGATCGTGGGCCTGGGACCAATTGAAAGGGTTCCTGATAGGCGTCGTTTTCTCCACGGTGCTGGCCCAGTTACTTTATTCGCTGATCCGCTTGATGCCCCAGGTGTGGTGGATCGTGGCTTGGGCAGCGTTCCTGGCGCTGTTTATCTTCCTTGCGCAACTCGCTCCTGTAACGCTCTTTCCGCTGTTCTACAAGTTCCGTCCGCTCAACAACGACACATTGCGGGAGCGACTCACATCTCTGAGCGAACGCGCAGGAACACGCGTGCGCGGGGTGTACGAGTGGGAGCTTTCGGCGAAGTCGACAAAGGCCAACGCTGCGTTAACGGGACTGGGCGCCACGCGCCGCATCATCCTGGCAGATACGCTGCTGGCGCATTACAGCGACGACGAGATTGAGGCCGTGCTGGCCCACGAGCTTGGACACCATGTGCACAAGCACATCTTCAAAAGCATCCTCGTGCATGCCGTCGTGACTTTCATCGGTTTCTGGGCGGTGAAGTCGGTGCTTCGGTACGCCGTCATCGAGCAGGAGTGGTTCGGGTCGCAGTACGACTTCTCTAACTTGCCGCTGATCGTGCTCGTCACAAGCGTCATCTCGCTGTTGCTCATGCCGGTGTTAAACGGCTATTCACGCTTGAACGAGCGTGAAGCCGACCGTTATGCGTGGAAGTCGATTGCGAGCGTCGAGCCGTTTGTTTCGGCCATGAACAAACTGGCTGAGCAGAACCTTGCGGAGCGCAATCCCTCACGCTGGGTCGAGGTGCTGTTTCACTCGCATCCGTCAATTTCACGGCGAGTGAGTGCGGCGGAAGCGTGGGCGCGCTCGCGCCGCTAA
- a CDS encoding phosphoglucomutase/phosphomannomutase family protein, producing the protein MDVSKIKFGTDGWRGIIAEDYTFENVRAVGRAIASYVLNEEDWKKGLVVGYDTRFGSKRFAEAVCEELAAAGLWVRLSDDYTPTPAISYAAKNLDTAGGVMITSSHNPWNWNGVKFKGNFGGSATPAMISKIEQELYAGAAPKHPGGKIETVDFKKDYIAAILKLVDLDAIQRTGFKFAIDCMYGSGRNILADIFAEHGIKHLQIRADVNPLFPGINPEPILPHVKALQDVVIAEACDAGLVVDGDADRVGAVAGDGSFVDSHKCYAVLLSWLLDYKKWPGAVTRAYNTTKMLDRIAAKHGREFIEHGIGFKYVTDIVMSGKQVLIGGEESGGIGIPSHLPERDGILNSLLIANAMADYGKTLKQLVDDLQGEYGQHHYGRRDLHIPEEVKQGALRRAAAGVQKIGPYKILGSGNLDGIKFYLDAPRNGNGAEAWLLLRASGTEPLMRVYCEAASPEIVREILGAAEEFVFEKATTA; encoded by the coding sequence ATGGACGTAAGCAAAATCAAGTTTGGCACCGACGGCTGGCGAGGCATCATCGCCGAGGACTACACCTTTGAGAACGTGCGCGCGGTTGGACGTGCCATCGCGTCTTATGTCCTGAACGAAGAGGACTGGAAGAAAGGCCTCGTGGTTGGTTACGACACGCGCTTTGGATCGAAGCGCTTTGCCGAGGCTGTTTGTGAGGAACTGGCGGCGGCTGGCCTGTGGGTACGCCTGTCGGATGACTACACTCCCACGCCCGCGATTTCGTATGCGGCGAAGAACCTGGACACCGCAGGCGGAGTGATGATCACCTCCAGCCACAATCCATGGAACTGGAATGGGGTGAAGTTCAAAGGCAACTTCGGCGGCTCGGCGACTCCGGCGATGATCAGCAAGATCGAACAGGAACTGTACGCGGGCGCAGCGCCGAAGCATCCTGGCGGAAAGATTGAGACCGTAGATTTCAAAAAGGACTACATCGCAGCAATCCTCAAGCTGGTGGATCTCGATGCAATCCAGCGTACCGGGTTCAAGTTTGCGATTGATTGTATGTACGGCTCCGGCCGAAACATCCTGGCAGACATCTTTGCTGAGCACGGCATCAAGCACTTGCAGATTCGGGCCGATGTGAACCCGTTATTTCCCGGCATCAACCCGGAGCCGATCCTTCCGCATGTGAAGGCGCTCCAGGATGTGGTTATAGCTGAAGCCTGCGATGCGGGCCTGGTGGTGGATGGCGATGCCGACCGCGTCGGCGCCGTAGCGGGCGATGGCAGCTTTGTAGATTCGCACAAGTGCTATGCCGTTTTGCTCAGCTGGTTACTGGATTACAAGAAGTGGCCCGGCGCGGTAACGCGCGCTTACAACACGACGAAGATGCTGGACCGCATTGCGGCGAAGCACGGCCGTGAATTCATCGAACACGGCATCGGCTTCAAGTACGTAACCGACATTGTGATGAGCGGCAAGCAAGTGCTGATCGGCGGCGAAGAGTCGGGCGGCATCGGCATCCCAAGCCATCTTCCGGAACGCGACGGCATTCTGAATTCGCTGCTGATCGCAAACGCAATGGCGGATTACGGCAAGACGTTGAAGCAGCTTGTCGATGATCTTCAAGGCGAATACGGGCAACATCACTACGGACGTCGCGATCTGCACATTCCGGAAGAGGTGAAGCAGGGAGCGTTGCGCCGTGCGGCCGCAGGCGTGCAGAAGATTGGTCCGTACAAGATTCTGGGTTCGGGCAATCTCGACGGCATCAAGTTCTACCTGGACGCCCCGCGGAACGGCAACGGCGCGGAAGCATGGCTGCTGCTTCGGGCTTCGGGCACGGAGCCTCTGATGCGCGTGTACTGCGAAGCGGCGTCGCCCGAAATCGTGCGGGAGATACTCGGCGCCGCAGAGGAATTTGTATTTGAGAAAGCCACCACGGCGTAG